tcatttttctaatatatcaaaaaaaaaaaaaaaaaaaaaagtgacacatatattattatttattgctcttttaaaaatatgtatatattattaggCATAACCATATACCATTTTTATAcatgaaataaatatatttcattttccttttttttttattttattttttttaagtagAATTACAAAAGTTTTTAAGATATAGtttcttataaaaataaaaatatatgtaaatattttattttaataaataataaataaaaattatattatgtgttcattttatacaaaatatatatatatatatatatatatatatacatgtagttaaaaaaatgtagtttttctttttacaTTTTGATTGTATCATATATTAACTCCTAAGATAAAtctaataaaaattatagtTTCTTTATTCCTTTAACAATTCCtcaaaaattatataaagcacaatattataaagcaaaaaataataataataaaatttctCTCTATCTtattattccttttttcGTAGGACAAGAAAGTTCATAAGAAAATATTCCtcataataatacataaacTTTGAATTTATCTATACTGtaaattgaaaaaaaaaaatgtatatatatatatatatatgtatgaatacgaatagaatattatatattacatatgaaaaatatataatgtaaaCATATGCATATAAATAGAAATCCAGTctttatttcatttttacCTTCTTAAAACCAATTATGTCAGCTCTTTCTCTAAAGCATTGTCTGCATATgtttatgttatattttctGATTATGGCATGCTTATTCGAACATACACGGctacataaaaataaaaaaaattatatcaaataataaatcagTAATAAgtatatgataatatattaagatgtacatatataaaataataaaacattcataaaaaatgtacgaaacatatatatttcattatgttataaacataaaagTTTCAAATGTTATTTTACTTAAGGAATAAAAAGAAGAGGTAAAACAACAatgcacatatatatatacatatattattaattagttatatatatatatatatatatatacttataactttaaaatataaatatatttaaataaaaatctCACATTTTAACAAAAGAAGCTGATTCATTAGTcatattatacatatatatatatatatatatttataatttttttttttttttttttaatttacCATTGCCTAGATCCTTGACCATATTTCTTTGGATGAACGTTTAAAATACAACCCATTGTTtcttaaattatttattttatattaaaaaaaaaaagaaggatttatttttcaaaattttttataaaatgagtgttataaaatttttttctggatgaaaaaatataactttagctttttgtaaaatatatattattgtttattatatatataatttgttttttataaattataaatttacttttaaatacataattattttattaattgtataataaaaaaaaaaaaaaaaaaaaaattttttatacttatattttttacaaaatatatttttatttcatatatattccttttacatataataataataatactcgtttttatttaaaattcatttttttttttttttttcctccatattattattttatgggcactacataatttatatactagtataataatgtataatcataatattaaattataaatataaataataatataatagatacatatatttttaattatacttaaagaaatattatatatatactatatattatatatatatatatataaataatttttttttatacctttattattatattacttgtttttttttcttcgctaaagtacatatataaaataaaatatatatatgtataaattaaaatatatatattaattaatatattatattatgaataataatatatattcgagatagataaaaaaaaaataaaaaatacccataagaaaaaaattatcatatataattatatatacatacctataatatatatatatatatattatatatttttatttattaataaaattaaataattttttgtaaagttccatttattatttttttttatatataataaaaagatgtagaaatattattaaaataaaataaacaatttttaattctttttaaattatttaaataataaatatatttacaaataaaatgaatataattcAAGAGGTTTTAAACATTGGAGggaaatattatacaatatatttagaatgtaatataaacataCTTTTTGGAATATACATTCttgtttataaaaaaagaattttttttatttataaattcaCATATTACGAaacaattatatttttataaatttcctgtttctttattatatatatatgttctgtttatatttttaaatatttaaaaaaaaaaaaaaaaaaggtaaaaaaaaaaaagagagTCAAGGGGTTTTTTTATTAGTACCcccacatatatattttatatattctattataaactatatatgtattatttattttttttttttatccggtattttttaaaaatatataatatgaaatataaaaaataattatatttattttatttttttttttttttttttatattataatatattaagtttataaaattatttaacaTAAGCTTTATAAATCTCCTTATAACTGTGTTCTCTTATCTGAATGatcatttttcattatatgtattccattatttaaattatccAAAACATACATTgtctaaaaaaaaaaaaaaaaaagaaagaaaaaaatatacaattataaatgtatttaatattatatatatatatattgaactgttatgtatatattacatCAATAGTTCCAACATTGTCAGCAAAATAACCtgtaaaagaaaatatgaagtgggtaaatattaaaaaaaaaaataataataatatttaaaaaattaaatgttatatatattatatatatatatatatatatatatatatgtatttatacctggcttatttgtattattatcatatttgCAAATTAAAATTCCTTTTGTTTTACAACATGCTGTAGCACATCCAAGGTTctaaaaaaatgatatatcatataaatgttattataatttttgtttttttgttttttctttaatttttttttatatatctacCTCTGAACTTTTCCATATAATCCTTGtaaattcaaatatattatcattccTTTTAATACATCCTGTTATtaacaacaaaaaaaaaaaaaaaaaaaaaagataaaaaaaaaaaaatatgaatgattCAGGTGAATCATATTATCcaaacataaaaatatatatattctttattttggctataaaatgaaagttttttttttcttatttaatattattatataaaacattttatatattttattcttccatattatatatacctaACTCAAAGTCATAATCATTAATCCCCTCATACCATGTATCAACAGATGCttcaatattttcatttttaaaaaaggaaaaatagTTTGTATCAACTTGCTTTGCACTAACAATACAATCAGAATTATCCCTtatctataaatatatatatatatatatgtacattattttttacatatttacTTTTAACAAAACAAATTCATTCATACATTGAACAACATTATATAACagtatttatatgtataataatatttaaaaaaaaaatcattttaatatattaaccAAATTTGCTTCGTATGTTGCTATCTCTTCAAGTTTCTTACtcctttaaaaaaaaaaaaaaaaaaaatattataaaaaattaaatataacataattaaatataacataattaaataatgtattttttttttattctatatatgtatatatttacaaattttgaaaaatataaccATTTCAGTGGTTTAGCGTTATGCTTTAATCTAAAATCGTTATGtctttcttttataaattcTTTCTACACAAcagtaaaatatatatttttttttatctcatatcttttattgttataaaattttttctctatttttttttttttttctattattattattatttatttaattacATACATtaaatttacaaaattggccattcacatatatataagaagaaatgaaaacaaaaaataggaaaaaaatattcatgATTCCTATCATAgtgtaaatataataattatctctttataaatatattgaaataAAGATGTTAATGAAGTGTTATGGTGTTCTccatttatatgtaatataaacttttatatttacaattttctttttacaaatatatacataattagTATAttcaattatatatatatataatataaaagttggaataaatatatttaagtatatataaaatacacttttataatatgataatctaataaattaataaacaacgtaataaagaaataattatcCTATCAAAAGTCATTCTTTTATCATGTGTTGCCTTAAGAGAGAGAacaacatataaataaataacataaCATTAAATACATACAAAAATTTGTACATATTTCCAATAATGTACATACAAAATAAGAATGTTAAGAAATTCACGAAcgttttttctttttatatttctattgTTATATAGAACCAAgcaaaaattattatgagctattgtaatatttaaaaatatattaatatagacacaaataatattttaaatatatgtatatatatatatatatatatatatatatagttatatttaatttcatACAATATTAgtatgttttttttttttttctagTATACTGTTACACGCTATCATATATGATAACcttttgttctttttttttttatttaaaaaaaaaaaaaaaatgtatttaaattaaattaaataaataaataaataaatatatatatatatatatatatatatatatatacagtgaacaataaaaaaaaccTACTATTATGAATTCATTATGTAAATGTATTAATTCGatctttaatttttcatatagTGGAATTTtctcatatatatatatatgaatatatattcatctGTGCACTAATAAgcttatattttttttttattttcttatatgCATTAAGAATATCTTAAACATGTATAGGCAATGAAAAACAGAAAAATAAAGgataacataatatatcCCTTAAGAATATAACAAAACAGCGCTCATCAAAACACAAATGATACctaaaggaaaaaatatataaatataaatatatatatatatatatatatatatatatatatatatatataattatgtttacatacaatttttatattcttatgTATTACCAAGAAATTCTAAGAAACCCATACCAATTAAGGTATATGTAAATAACTCATCCTTAATTGATGGATTTCTACTAGTTCCTAAAACCAAAGCCGAAAAAAGGTTACCTATACCTTGAGCAACctaaataaaaaaga
The window above is part of the Plasmodium reichenowi strain SY57 chromosome 7, whole genome shotgun sequence genome. Proteins encoded here:
- a CDS encoding 40S ribosomal protein S29, putative, coding for MGCILNVHPKKYGQGSRQCRVCSNKHAIIRKYNINICRQCFRERADIIGFKKYR
- a CDS encoding cysteine-rich secretory protein, putative, with the translated sequence MIGIMNIFFLFFVFISSYIYVNGQFCKFNKEFIKERHNDFRLKHNAKPLKWSKKLEEIATYEANLIRDNSDCIVSAKQVDTNYFSFFKNENIEASVDTWYEGINDYDFELGCIKRNDNIFEFTRIIWKSSENLGCATACCKTKGILICKYDNNTNKPGYFADNVGTIDTMYVLDNLNNGIHIMKNDHSDKRTQL